A genomic region of Candidatus Dormiibacterota bacterium contains the following coding sequences:
- a CDS encoding ATP-binding cassette domain-containing protein, producing the protein MQVVADHLRKQFDQNVVLSDVCLEIPEGEVTIIMGPSGTGKSVFLSHIIGLLMPDGGSLMVDGRPVADRNQRELNEMRKRMGMLFQDGALFSSINVFDNIALPLRKHTDLSETKIREIVRARLKDVGLSGTESRMPNQLSGGMRKRAGLARALVMDPELLLFDEPDSGLDPVRTRLLCDLIEDTWKAKGGTYVIVSHDVTEVAKTGHRIAILWQGEVRQFGPRDEVYKSQDPFVHQFMHGTADGPLTMD; encoded by the coding sequence ATGCAGGTCGTCGCCGACCACCTCCGCAAGCAGTTCGACCAGAACGTGGTGCTGAGCGACGTCTGCCTGGAGATCCCCGAGGGCGAGGTCACCATCATCATGGGTCCCTCGGGAACCGGGAAGAGCGTCTTCCTCTCCCACATCATCGGGCTGCTCATGCCCGACGGCGGCAGCCTGATGGTCGACGGTCGTCCCGTGGCCGATCGCAACCAGCGAGAGCTGAACGAGATGCGCAAGCGCATGGGCATGCTCTTCCAGGACGGCGCGCTGTTCAGCTCCATCAACGTCTTCGACAACATCGCGCTGCCGCTGCGCAAGCACACCGACCTCAGCGAGACCAAGATCCGCGAGATCGTGCGCGCCCGGCTCAAGGACGTCGGCCTCTCCGGAACCGAGAGCAGGATGCCCAACCAGCTCAGCGGCGGCATGCGCAAGCGCGCCGGCCTCGCCCGGGCCCTGGTCATGGACCCGGAGCTGCTGCTCTTCGACGAGCCCGACTCCGGCCTCGACCCGGTGCGCACCCGGCTGCTCTGCGACCTCATCGAGGACACCTGGAAGGCCAAGGGCGGCACCTACGTGATCGTCTCCCACGACGTCACCGAGGTGGCCAAGACCGGCCACCGGATCGCCATCCTGTGGCAGGGCGAGGTGCGCCAGTTCGGCCCCCGCGACGAGGTCTACAAGTCCCAGGACCCCTTCGTCCACCAGTTCATGCACGGGACCGCCGACGGCCCGCTCACGATGGACTGA
- a CDS encoding MlaD family protein, which produces MQTGSRSYRTAATVAGAVFIVIAGIFLVQVFIAALGMRVVPPLQAPYRLSADFPDAVGVRVGQQVLVNGAVVGQVQGVDVQDGHAHVRMEFDSGRSPVHRGVTATITPTSSVGHPVVAITDPGIGPLLASDGNVGLASTSSPVYVDDIVSAMTADPRAGFQTIMRQLGAGVDGRGQDLRAVTADTRAFLGGLIPISQQLSTDSGRMASILDHSHAVMGQLAGSHLDALIGDAGRFGSVVSAQSAHLGPTLDSAIADLTTLNQTFAGNEPSALASLSKLPPALSQLNQTLTDFRPFFESGLLPAQADIDQLIVELRDGFGRSTANGLDYWKVQFGLGERSLLGGPTGAEAPGAGSPLAAGGGGRSRPDTLFSVLFGG; this is translated from the coding sequence ATGCAGACCGGCAGCCGCTCCTACCGCACCGCCGCCACCGTCGCCGGGGCGGTGTTCATCGTGATCGCCGGCATCTTCCTGGTGCAGGTGTTCATCGCCGCGCTGGGGATGCGGGTGGTGCCGCCGCTCCAGGCGCCGTACCGGCTGAGCGCGGACTTCCCCGACGCGGTCGGCGTGAGGGTCGGCCAGCAGGTGCTGGTCAACGGCGCGGTGGTGGGACAGGTCCAGGGCGTCGACGTCCAGGACGGCCATGCCCACGTGCGCATGGAGTTCGACAGCGGCCGAAGCCCGGTCCACCGGGGGGTGACCGCGACCATCACCCCGACCAGCTCGGTGGGCCACCCGGTGGTGGCGATCACCGACCCGGGGATCGGCCCGCTGCTGGCCAGCGACGGCAACGTGGGGCTCGCCAGCACCAGCTCGCCGGTCTACGTCGACGACATCGTCTCGGCGATGACCGCCGACCCCCGGGCCGGGTTCCAGACGATCATGCGCCAGCTCGGCGCCGGGGTCGACGGCCGCGGCCAGGACCTCCGCGCGGTGACCGCGGACACCCGAGCGTTCCTCGGCGGGCTGATCCCCATCAGCCAGCAGCTGAGCACCGACAGCGGCCGGATGGCCTCCATCCTCGACCACAGCCACGCGGTGATGGGCCAGCTCGCCGGCTCGCACCTCGACGCCCTGATCGGCGACGCGGGGCGGTTCGGCAGCGTGGTCAGCGCCCAGTCGGCGCACCTCGGCCCCACCCTCGACTCTGCGATCGCCGACCTCACCACCCTGAACCAGACCTTCGCCGGCAACGAGCCGAGCGCGCTGGCCTCGCTGAGCAAGCTGCCCCCGGCGCTCAGCCAGCTGAACCAGACCCTGACCGACTTCCGGCCCTTCTTCGAGAGCGGCCTGCTGCCCGCGCAGGCGGACATCGACCAGCTGATCGTCGAGCTCCGGGACGGGTTCGGCCGCAGCACCGCCAACGGCCTCGACTACTGGAAGGTGCAGTTCGGGCTCGGCGAGCGCAGCCTGCTCGGCGGGCCCACCGGTGCCGAGGCCCCCGGGGCCGGCTCGCCGCTGGCCGCGGGCGGCGGTGGTCGGTCGCGCCCGGACACGCTCTTCTCGGTGCTCTTCGGCGGCTAG
- a CDS encoding MlaD family protein: protein MRPDLKHVLQFGGFTAGLTGLAMFLASNMNSSGLPWSPRYLVKAEFSNADLLLKDQDVRISGVQAGKVTEVDPADGGHVVVTMVIDKRYAPIHADGSARVRPFTLIGDKYVDIDPGSAAAPGLPDGATIPIGHTTVPVELEQVLRILDTDTRTKMNQLLTQGGAALAGRGETLNQLLQRLPQLERSLTATLLVTDAKVQTIDHLLSGADSLLTSLAQRQARIESAVNSSDQLLAALAGDRDVITQTITTADQSLATLARAIAGEGADGRALVANAPALLDEMRGFLHTADTDTVGVSPQAAQLRGLLAQLRSSFSARDSLGYYVRAFGRDDCATTVAGGLPPCSFPRGH from the coding sequence ATGCGACCCGACCTCAAGCACGTCCTCCAGTTCGGCGGCTTCACCGCCGGGCTCACCGGCCTGGCGATGTTCCTCGCCTCGAACATGAACAGCAGCGGGCTGCCGTGGTCGCCCCGCTACCTGGTCAAGGCGGAGTTCAGCAACGCCGACCTGCTGCTGAAGGACCAGGACGTGCGCATCAGCGGCGTCCAGGCGGGCAAGGTCACCGAGGTCGACCCCGCCGACGGCGGCCACGTCGTCGTCACCATGGTGATCGACAAGAGGTACGCGCCGATCCACGCCGACGGGAGCGCCCGGGTGCGCCCGTTCACGCTGATCGGCGACAAGTACGTGGACATCGACCCGGGCAGCGCCGCCGCACCCGGGCTGCCCGACGGGGCGACCATCCCGATCGGCCACACCACCGTCCCGGTCGAGCTCGAGCAGGTGCTCCGCATCCTCGACACCGACACCCGGACGAAGATGAACCAGCTGCTCACCCAGGGCGGCGCGGCGCTCGCGGGCCGGGGCGAGACCCTCAACCAGCTGCTCCAGCGGCTGCCGCAGCTGGAGCGATCGCTGACCGCCACCCTGCTGGTCACCGACGCCAAGGTGCAGACCATCGACCACCTGCTGAGCGGCGCCGACAGCCTGCTCACCAGCCTGGCCCAGCGCCAGGCGCGGATCGAGAGCGCGGTGAACTCCTCCGACCAGCTGCTGGCGGCGCTCGCCGGCGACCGCGACGTCATCACCCAGACGATCACCACCGCCGACCAGAGCCTGGCGACGCTGGCGCGGGCGATCGCCGGCGAGGGCGCCGACGGCCGCGCCCTGGTGGCCAACGCCCCGGCGCTGCTCGACGAGATGCGCGGCTTCCTGCACACCGCCGACACCGACACCGTGGGGGTGAGCCCGCAGGCCGCCCAGCTCCGCGGTCTGCTGGCGCAGCTGCGCAGCTCGTTCAGCGCCCGCGACTCGCTCGGCTACTACGTCCGGGCCTTCGGCCGTGACGACTGCGCGACCACGGTCGCGGGAGGCCTGCCCCCGTGCAGCTTCCCGCGCGGGCACTGA
- a CDS encoding MlaD family protein, translating into MITAPAPRGPRIRTRLYPVLLTRIPPLWAGVVGAVIIVFVLYLVFAVSLAQGNPYAHRYSVHARFANTINLGTNDFVEIHGVRVGRVGDLTPVDGLADAVLRIDDSGIRLHDDATATVRLKSLVGESYVEVNPGTASRPELADGALLPPGRTATPVQLDQVLNTLDPATRSALAGFLTQLGSGVRGRAGDIAGLIRQSEPTLGSTGASFHAFDSPQLGELLATLRTDTGVLADRSAALAGIFRSGNGFLGALAPDTANLQAVIGDAADTFGRLDSVLHDRTQGLGSTLAELDAVTRNTDALVDQARPIVDALTPQLPSFATWMKELASATSQPDANGYFLRLLPLFGPDSPSGIAGAQGSQSRAASRGAAAPAAPPAPLPGTPPVPSSVLMGMLDLVYGG; encoded by the coding sequence GTGATCACCGCACCCGCGCCGCGCGGCCCCCGGATCAGGACCCGGCTCTACCCGGTGCTGCTCACCCGCATCCCGCCGCTCTGGGCCGGCGTGGTCGGCGCCGTCATCATCGTGTTCGTCCTCTACCTCGTCTTCGCGGTGAGCCTGGCCCAGGGCAACCCCTACGCGCACCGCTACTCGGTGCACGCGCGCTTCGCCAACACGATCAACCTCGGCACCAACGACTTCGTGGAGATCCACGGGGTGCGGGTCGGCCGGGTGGGCGACCTCACCCCCGTCGACGGTCTCGCCGACGCGGTGCTGCGCATCGACGACTCCGGGATCCGGCTGCACGACGACGCCACCGCGACGGTGCGGCTGAAGAGCCTGGTGGGGGAGAGCTACGTCGAGGTGAACCCGGGCACCGCCTCGCGGCCGGAGCTCGCCGACGGGGCGCTGCTGCCGCCGGGGCGGACGGCCACGCCGGTCCAGCTCGACCAGGTGCTGAACACCCTCGACCCGGCGACGCGGTCGGCGCTGGCCGGCTTCCTCACCCAGCTCGGGAGCGGGGTGAGAGGACGCGCGGGCGACATCGCCGGCCTGATCCGGCAGTCGGAGCCGACCCTGGGCTCGACCGGGGCGAGCTTCCACGCGTTCGACTCGCCGCAGCTGGGCGAGCTGCTCGCCACCCTGCGCACCGACACCGGGGTGCTCGCGGACCGGTCGGCGGCCCTCGCCGGCATCTTCCGCAGCGGCAACGGCTTCCTCGGTGCGCTCGCGCCCGACACCGCCAACCTGCAGGCGGTGATCGGCGACGCCGCCGACACATTCGGCCGTCTCGACAGCGTGCTCCACGACCGCACCCAGGGGTTGGGCAGCACCCTCGCCGAGCTCGACGCGGTGACCCGCAACACCGATGCCCTCGTCGACCAGGCGCGTCCGATCGTCGACGCCCTGACCCCGCAGCTGCCCAGCTTCGCGACCTGGATGAAGGAGCTCGCCTCGGCCACCTCGCAGCCCGACGCCAACGGCTACTTCCTGCGCCTGCTGCCCCTGTTCGGGCCGGACTCGCCGAGCGGGATCGCCGGCGCCCAGGGGTCGCAGTCGCGCGCCGCCAGCCGCGGCGCCGCCGCGCCCGCGGCGCCGCCGGCGCCGCTGCCGGGGACGCCCCCGGTGCCGAGCAGCGTGCTCATGGGCATGCTCGACCTGGTCTACGGAGGCTGA
- a CDS encoding MMPL family transporter, with the protein MTRIRGRVVAALLFSVLLVAGAIALARHLDLDAGPRTLAPASSDSADATAEYARQFGGDPVVILVRGPWATTTNTQNIVTLTALEGELRKLPGVKLIQGPGGLVYTAANAALGPALQQLRIDARAAGDAARAAAVKAGKTAADADAAARAAEVDTLHRETAALLDRYPAIRETGIPSLENPRFVHAFLFRSDGAVKPLFRPLLPRQGATLVVVRLEDGASMNTVRAVRERVTGFLARYPLSGVTTTVAGAPVVSEGLVSATVTDLRVILPVAAVAMLVILLLLLPGLLGLVPLPVAAIGIAYTFGALVLLRRPTTLAAIAAIPILLGLITDYVVQVSVGGAAAEGARTPAELLRRLPALLLAAAATVAGSLILLVSPIPVVGSLGTVMAIGTVCGLLALLLAGVPGLLLRPHAAAGQTRAPLQRLTSRLGGFGLRHRGAVLAVAAVAGVAGLALTPLQRTTTDLRDFVSAGLPALHDLDTLERATGAGGEVDVLVDSSDNVAAPAVVSWMLAAERRLQALLPKDAPQPVSLADLLVTVNRGAPPDAQTTNQILQTVPAYLLQGLVTRDATHAAISIGIPLAPLHEQEALIQRMRGALRPPPGVTARLAGAAVLAADGEAGVARTGLLVDLLALGAVAVVLLLTTLSARRMLVALIPMVLATGWTTLAVVALRIQVTPITAVLGALVVALATEFSVIWSTRFREARRDGLGAEEAAAQTSARTGSAIAVSGLTLCAGFLALAAGSSPLLRGFGLVAGCGVVAAVAAVLLLCPPLCVRLIRAEPAAQAHPLPQAQPPAFTPAPAAEHDG; encoded by the coding sequence ATGACCCGGATCCGTGGCCGCGTGGTCGCCGCCCTCCTGTTCAGCGTGCTCCTCGTGGCCGGGGCGATCGCGCTGGCACGGCACCTGGACCTCGACGCCGGGCCGCGCACCCTGGCGCCGGCGTCGTCGGACTCGGCCGACGCCACCGCCGAGTACGCGCGGCAGTTCGGCGGCGACCCGGTGGTGATCCTGGTGCGGGGGCCGTGGGCGACCACCACCAACACCCAGAACATCGTCACCCTCACCGCCCTCGAGGGCGAGCTGCGGAAGCTGCCCGGGGTCAAGCTCATCCAGGGGCCGGGCGGCCTGGTGTACACGGCGGCGAACGCCGCGCTCGGCCCCGCCCTCCAGCAGCTGCGGATCGACGCCAGGGCGGCGGGCGACGCCGCCCGCGCCGCCGCGGTGAAGGCCGGGAAGACCGCCGCCGACGCCGACGCCGCCGCCCGCGCCGCCGAGGTGGACACGCTCCACCGGGAGACCGCGGCGCTGCTCGACCGCTACCCGGCGATCCGCGAGACCGGGATCCCCAGCCTGGAGAACCCGCGCTTCGTCCACGCGTTCCTCTTCCGCTCCGACGGCGCGGTGAAGCCGCTGTTCCGGCCGCTCCTCCCCCGCCAGGGGGCGACCCTGGTGGTGGTGCGGCTCGAGGACGGCGCCTCGATGAACACCGTCCGCGCGGTCCGCGAGCGGGTGACCGGGTTCCTCGCCAGGTACCCGCTGAGCGGCGTCACCACCACCGTCGCGGGCGCCCCGGTGGTGTCCGAGGGGCTGGTCTCGGCGACGGTCACCGACCTGCGCGTCATCCTCCCGGTCGCCGCGGTGGCGATGCTGGTCATCCTGCTGCTGCTGCTCCCGGGGCTGCTCGGCCTCGTCCCCCTGCCGGTTGCCGCGATCGGCATCGCCTACACCTTCGGCGCGCTGGTGCTGCTGCGCCGGCCCACCACCCTGGCGGCGATCGCGGCCATCCCCATCCTGCTGGGCCTGATCACCGACTACGTGGTCCAGGTGAGCGTCGGCGGTGCCGCCGCCGAGGGGGCGCGCACCCCGGCCGAGCTGCTCCGCCGGCTGCCCGCGCTGCTGCTCGCCGCCGCCGCGACCGTCGCCGGGTCGCTGATCCTGCTGGTCTCGCCGATCCCGGTGGTGGGCTCGCTCGGCACCGTCATGGCCATCGGCACGGTCTGCGGACTGCTCGCCCTGCTCCTCGCCGGGGTGCCCGGGCTGCTGCTCCGGCCCCACGCCGCGGCGGGTCAGACCCGGGCGCCGCTGCAGCGGCTCACCTCGCGGCTCGGCGGCTTCGGGCTCCGCCACCGCGGCGCGGTCCTGGCCGTCGCCGCCGTCGCCGGGGTCGCCGGGCTGGCGCTGACCCCGCTGCAGCGCACCACCACCGACCTGCGCGACTTCGTCTCCGCGGGCCTGCCCGCGCTCCACGACCTCGACACCCTGGAGCGCGCCACCGGCGCCGGCGGCGAGGTGGACGTGCTCGTCGACTCCTCCGACAACGTGGCCGCGCCGGCGGTGGTGAGCTGGATGCTGGCGGCGGAGCGGCGGCTGCAGGCGCTTCTCCCCAAGGACGCTCCCCAGCCGGTCTCGCTCGCCGACCTGCTGGTCACCGTCAACCGCGGCGCCCCGCCCGACGCCCAGACCACCAACCAGATCCTGCAGACGGTGCCCGCCTACCTGCTCCAGGGGCTGGTCACCCGCGACGCCACCCACGCGGCGATCAGCATCGGCATCCCGCTGGCGCCGCTCCACGAGCAGGAGGCCCTGATCCAGCGGATGCGCGGCGCCCTGCGGCCGCCGCCGGGGGTGACCGCGCGCCTGGCCGGCGCCGCGGTGCTCGCCGCCGACGGTGAGGCCGGGGTGGCGCGGACCGGCCTGCTCGTCGACCTGCTCGCCCTCGGCGCGGTGGCGGTGGTGCTGCTGCTCACCACCCTGAGCGCCCGCCGGATGCTGGTCGCGCTGATCCCGATGGTGCTGGCCACCGGATGGACCACCCTGGCGGTGGTGGCGCTGCGCATCCAGGTCACCCCGATCACCGCGGTGCTCGGCGCCCTGGTCGTCGCTCTCGCGACCGAGTTCTCGGTGATCTGGTCGACGCGGTTCCGCGAGGCGCGCCGCGACGGGCTCGGCGCCGAGGAGGCGGCGGCGCAGACCTCGGCGCGCACCGGGTCGGCGATCGCCGTCTCCGGGCTCACCCTCTGCGCCGGGTTCCTCGCCCTCGCCGCGGGCAGCTCGCCGCTGCTGCGCGGCTTCGGGCTGGTGGCCGGGTGCGGCGTGGTCGCCGCGGTGGCGGCGGTGCTGCTGCTCTGCCCGCCACTGTGCGTTCGGCTGATCCGGGCCGAGCCGGCGGCGCAGGCACACCCGCTCCCCCAGGCCCAGCCCCCGGCGTTCACCCCGGCGCCCGCCGCCGAGCACGATGGCTGA
- a CDS encoding MlaD family protein, translated as MRPRQIGIALVGGVLGLSLALTGFVVAKNGLTGTWDYHVKVRVTDADGLIQGNRVAVAGVPAGRILDLQIGDHSAILTLGITGDVRPLRSDTTTSIRPKGLAGERFIELVPGQHGAPVADYGMLASTTANPVEVEDVLNAFDAPTRAGLQSFLTDLGAGMAGNGATANHDLAELLSLVDQAQGLATTLQSRDDSIGPLLSNLDTVVSTLATLQSSGVIDQFTGNAATVTAAVAARDAQLRDMLSRLGTVLGELNSAFSGHEGQFRDVLARLPALEAKLQGLLRATDPTLTTIESSLPDIQRVLIQLADGVWAPFSDANRLMVSATAAMQDLSLPPGTPAPPGTATRTQVMQFLTGGR; from the coding sequence ATGCGACCTCGTCAGATCGGCATCGCGCTCGTCGGCGGCGTGCTCGGGCTGTCGCTCGCGCTCACCGGGTTCGTGGTCGCGAAGAACGGGCTCACCGGCACCTGGGACTACCACGTCAAGGTGCGGGTCACCGACGCCGACGGGCTGATCCAGGGCAACCGCGTGGCTGTCGCCGGGGTGCCCGCCGGGCGCATCCTCGACCTCCAGATCGGCGACCACTCGGCGATCCTCACCCTGGGCATCACCGGCGACGTCCGCCCGCTGCGCAGCGACACCACCACCAGCATCCGTCCCAAGGGGCTGGCCGGCGAGCGCTTCATCGAGCTGGTGCCGGGACAGCACGGCGCCCCGGTCGCCGACTACGGCATGCTCGCCAGCACCACCGCCAACCCGGTCGAGGTGGAGGACGTCCTCAACGCCTTCGACGCCCCCACCCGCGCCGGCCTGCAGAGCTTCCTCACCGACCTCGGCGCCGGCATGGCGGGCAACGGCGCGACCGCCAACCACGATCTCGCCGAGCTGCTCAGCCTCGTCGACCAGGCCCAGGGGCTGGCCACCACCCTGCAGTCGCGGGACGACAGCATCGGACCGCTGCTCAGCAACCTCGACACGGTGGTGTCGACCCTCGCCACCCTCCAGAGCAGCGGGGTCATCGACCAGTTCACCGGCAACGCCGCGACCGTGACCGCCGCGGTGGCCGCCCGCGACGCCCAGCTCCGCGACATGCTGTCGAGGCTGGGCACCGTGCTCGGCGAGCTGAACAGCGCCTTCAGCGGCCACGAGGGACAGTTCCGCGACGTGCTCGCCCGCCTCCCCGCGCTGGAGGCGAAGCTGCAGGGCCTGCTCCGGGCCACCGATCCCACGCTCACCACCATCGAGTCCAGCCTGCCGGACATCCAGCGGGTGCTCATCCAGCTCGCCGACGGGGTGTGGGCCCCCTTCTCCGACGCCAACCGGCTGATGGTGTCGGCGACCGCCGCGATGCAGGACCTGAGCCTGCCTCCGGGCACTCCGGCGCCGCCGGGCACGGCCACCAGGACGCAGGTGATGCAGTTCCTCACCGGGGGGCGCTGA
- a CDS encoding MlaD family protein, whose amino-acid sequence MRTLLRSSWGQVVLVLGGFALLLVAVGAVIELISVHDQGGYRVTATIGDVNGLFDHQTVRLHGVEVGQVDDISPNPSRGVDVRLSLDPTYAPLHQGAQISVRSLGLFAEQYVRIVDGPSSAAPLPDGAGVPMSQTASAIGLDSVVDTLDTATRAEIRTLITQAQTGLAGGSAADLNAALQQLHLAVEALDPAMASLSQRTAALDTMISDYDQLATKAASDRAGVARAVADLNQGLATFDSHGGQVDRALQQAATSMTTGTAIVGQRIPELRGLFTELPGTLRTLDSLLSEVNPFLANLEPLAPQIRQLLVGLQRTAAGADQNGNYIRVLPQMGEASLVENIPGEQFPDQPFPPGTVPSPPSRTPAPPGGDPNARLWGELFK is encoded by the coding sequence GTGCGCACCCTGCTCCGCTCCTCCTGGGGACAGGTCGTCCTGGTGCTCGGCGGCTTCGCGCTGCTGCTGGTGGCGGTGGGCGCGGTGATCGAGCTGATCTCGGTGCACGACCAGGGCGGCTACCGGGTCACCGCCACCATCGGCGACGTCAACGGCCTCTTCGACCACCAGACCGTGCGCCTGCACGGGGTCGAGGTGGGACAGGTCGACGACATCAGCCCCAACCCCAGCCGCGGCGTCGACGTCCGGCTGTCCCTCGACCCCACGTACGCGCCGCTGCACCAGGGGGCGCAGATCAGCGTGCGCTCGCTCGGGCTGTTCGCGGAGCAGTACGTGCGGATCGTCGACGGGCCCTCGTCGGCCGCACCGCTGCCCGACGGCGCGGGCGTGCCGATGTCGCAGACGGCGTCGGCGATCGGTCTCGACAGCGTCGTCGACACCCTCGACACCGCCACCCGCGCCGAGATCCGGACGCTCATCACCCAGGCGCAGACCGGGCTCGCCGGCGGCTCCGCGGCCGACCTCAACGCCGCCCTGCAGCAGCTGCACCTCGCCGTCGAGGCGCTCGACCCGGCGATGGCCAGCCTCTCCCAGCGCACCGCCGCGCTCGACACCATGATCTCCGACTACGACCAGCTCGCCACCAAGGCGGCGAGCGACCGCGCCGGCGTCGCCCGTGCGGTCGCCGACCTCAACCAGGGCCTGGCGACCTTCGACAGCCACGGCGGCCAGGTCGACCGGGCGCTGCAGCAGGCGGCGACCTCGATGACCACGGGCACGGCGATCGTGGGCCAGCGCATCCCCGAGCTGCGCGGCCTGTTCACCGAGCTGCCGGGCACGCTGCGCACGCTCGACTCGCTGCTCAGCGAGGTCAACCCGTTCCTCGCCAACCTCGAGCCGCTGGCGCCGCAGATCCGGCAGCTGCTGGTGGGGCTGCAGCGCACCGCGGCGGGCGCCGACCAGAACGGCAACTACATCCGGGTGCTGCCGCAGATGGGCGAGGCGAGCCTCGTCGAGAACATCCCCGGCGAGCAGTTCCCCGACCAGCCGTTCCCGCCGGGGACGGTGCCGTCGCCGCCGTCGCGCACCCCGGCGCCGCCGGGGGGCGACCCCAACGCCCGGCTGTGGGGGGAACTGTTCAAGTGA
- a CDS encoding MlaD family protein, with the protein MAPSQEPRNSQTWFDERIHLTLAGKTALIACFVATCFAGILGTIHLIGAPLPLTSQYHVSAIFADAEGVIPDSTVTIGGATAGRVEEVSLTPQGARVTMRLLDRWQSTVHRDATASIRIKSLLGEHFVNIDPGTPGQPLLASDSTLAQRGTMSVELNDVLGMLDQPTRASMGALLGSLGTATNGRGGDVNTAIRDLRTLVTDMQPLTGAVAHRSDDVRHLIASADAVTRDLAAQQGDLGGLVTNASAAFGTLDRDRGSLRTLIDSGDTLAKEFSSVLDPRTQAGLRDTLQGAGPALGQTAALGSTLAPTVEKLRPGLPSYVALLPELRSTWSAVDGNNHYVRVLVLTGSDAMSQQQNGDRRPEAVVTPPGGQPAAPGFPPRPSGAPAGSAVDLLLSDSPLWALLFGGM; encoded by the coding sequence ATGGCACCGTCTCAGGAGCCCCGCAACAGCCAGACCTGGTTCGACGAGCGGATCCACCTCACCCTCGCCGGCAAGACCGCGCTGATCGCGTGCTTCGTCGCCACCTGCTTCGCCGGCATCCTCGGGACCATCCACCTGATCGGCGCCCCGCTGCCGCTCACCTCCCAGTACCACGTCTCCGCGATCTTCGCCGACGCCGAGGGGGTGATCCCCGACAGCACCGTGACCATCGGCGGTGCCACCGCGGGCCGGGTCGAGGAGGTGAGCCTGACCCCGCAGGGGGCGAGGGTCACGATGCGGCTGCTCGACCGCTGGCAGAGCACCGTCCACCGCGACGCCACCGCGTCGATCCGCATCAAGAGCCTGCTCGGCGAGCACTTCGTGAACATCGATCCCGGGACCCCGGGGCAGCCCCTGCTCGCCTCGGACAGCACCCTCGCCCAGCGCGGCACCATGAGCGTGGAGCTCAACGACGTGCTCGGGATGCTCGACCAGCCCACCCGGGCGAGCATGGGCGCGCTGCTCGGCTCGCTGGGAACGGCGACGAACGGGCGCGGGGGCGACGTCAACACCGCCATCCGCGACCTGCGCACCCTGGTCACCGACATGCAGCCGCTGACCGGCGCCGTCGCCCATCGCTCCGATGACGTTCGCCACCTCATCGCATCGGCGGACGCGGTCACCCGCGACCTCGCCGCGCAGCAGGGCGACCTCGGCGGCCTGGTCACCAACGCAAGCGCCGCGTTCGGCACCCTCGACCGCGACAGGGGCTCGCTCCGTACCCTGATCGACAGCGGCGACACCCTCGCGAAGGAGTTCAGCAGCGTGCTCGACCCCCGCACCCAGGCGGGACTGCGCGACACCCTGCAGGGCGCCGGCCCGGCGCTCGGCCAGACCGCGGCGCTGGGCTCGACGCTCGCGCCCACGGTGGAGAAGCTGCGGCCCGGGCTGCCGAGCTACGTGGCCCTGCTCCCCGAGCTGCGCAGCACCTGGAGCGCGGTCGACGGCAACAACCACTACGTTCGCGTGCTCGTGCTCACCGGCTCGGATGCGATGAGCCAGCAGCAGAACGGCGATCGCCGTCCGGAGGCGGTGGTGACGCCGCCCGGCGGCCAGCCGGCCGCGCCCGGCTTCCCGCCCCGGCCCTCGGGGGCGCCGGCCGGCTCCGCCGTGGATCTCCTGCTCAGCGACTCTCCGCTGTGGGCGCTGCTCTTCGGAGGGATGTGA